The Nicotiana tomentosiformis unplaced genomic scaffold, ASM39032v3 Un00228, whole genome shotgun sequence genome has a segment encoding these proteins:
- the LOC138903956 gene encoding uncharacterized protein encodes MTEVEKRLQIIEAKNLSQQHGSKHAELSQQHGSKHADLGGDVGKHLKTQNLQTNTILHTTAGTSTSAIRKGKHTNTNMNAMFNKPYTPKSQNPLTPSPQTTSYRESLNQEKQTYDYITNSYIQNIHKIQTFLNLNPRSKTIQNPKTDYITQPLQGYNRLIAQPGTNANLVKTCYNYGLLSTVYTQTGQEIATIPELYSAFTTYKRITKGDLFYIKFYVAPAEILYNEIKPIIQVIKLGLTREMIIPENVQIQPEIPKPDIPAFYSNKRIIGLSTILSELVNNYVEEKPIWGYQSREHTMIYTHSKNLRENDMEEIRRWIKTLIQPEEAPITRAIRGEFISQNLMTRYCKQISPIYSEHICSKCQGEKNIVPEIKFEEEEN; translated from the coding sequence ATGACGGAAGTAGAAAAGAGGTTGCAGATTATAGAAGCAAAAAACCTAAGCCAGCAGCATGGCTCAAAACATGCGGAACTAAGCCAGCAGCATGGCTCAAAACATGCGGACCTAGGAGGTGACGTTGGGAAACACCTAAAAACCCAAAACCTACAAACTAACACTATTTTACATACAACTGCAGGTACATCAACATCAgcaataagaaaaggaaaacatacaaatacaaatatgaacgCCATGTTCAACAAGCCATATaccccaaaatcccaaaatccttTGACACCATCACCACAAACAACTAGCTATAGAGAAAGCTTAAACCAGGAAAAACAAACCTACGATTATATTACCAACAGCTATATACAAAATATCCACAAGATTCAAACCTTTTTAAACCTAAATCCGAgatcaaaaacaatccaaaacccAAAAACAGACTATATAACACAACCATTACAAGGATACAACCGACTGATTGCCCAACCAGGGACGAATGCAAATTTAGTTAAAACATGTTACAATTACGGACTATTAAGTACAGTGTACACACAAACCGGACAAGAAATAGCTACAATACCAGAGCTATATAGTGCCTTTACTACCTACAAGAGAATCACCAAAGGAGAcctattttatataaaattttatgtaGCACCAGCAGAGATACTCTATAACGAGATAAAACCAATAATCCAAGTTATTAAATTAGGACTAACTAGAGAAATGATTATCCCAGAAAATGTACAAATACAACCAGAAATACCCAAACCTGATATACCAGCATTCTACTCAAACAAAAGAATTATAGGACTATCAACCATTCTAAGTGAACTAGTCAACAATTATGTagaagaaaaacctatttgggGATACCAATCCCGAGAACACACGATGATCTACACCCATTCAAAAAACCTAAGGGAAAACGACATGGAAGAGATACGGAGATGGATTAAAACATTAATCCAACCAGAAGAAGCACCCATTACAAGAGCTATTAGAGgagaatttatttctcaaaacttAATGACAAGATACTGCAAACAAATTAGTCCAATCTACTCAGAGCACATATGTTCGAAATGTCAAGGAGAGAAAAACATAGTTCCAGAAATcaaatttgaagaagaagaaaactaa